A window from Hymenobacter volaticus encodes these proteins:
- the rplN gene encoding 50S ribosomal protein L14: protein MIQQESRLTVADNSGAKEVLCIRVLGGTGKKYASVGDKIVVAIKSAIPSGNAKKGTVSKAVVVRTKKEIRRKDGSYIRFDDNAAVLLNNNDEPRGTRIFGPVARELREKQFMKIVSLAPEVL from the coding sequence ATGATACAGCAAGAATCCCGTCTGACCGTCGCTGATAACAGCGGCGCCAAAGAAGTTCTCTGCATTCGTGTCCTCGGTGGCACGGGTAAGAAATACGCCAGCGTAGGCGACAAGATTGTAGTTGCAATCAAGTCGGCTATCCCATCTGGTAACGCAAAAAAAGGCACTGTATCGAAGGCAGTTGTGGTTCGCACGAAGAAAGAGATTCGTCGCAAAGACGGTTCTTATATCCGTTTCGACGACAACGCTGCGGTACTGCTCAACAACAACGATGAGCCCCGCGGTACCCGCATCTTCGGCCCAGTGGCCCGCGAACTGCGTGAAAAGCAGTTCATGAAGATTGTTTCGCTCGCTCCTGAAGTTCTCTAA
- the rplP gene encoding 50S ribosomal protein L16: protein MLQPKRTKYRKMQKGRVTGLAFRGSSIDFGSFAIKSLEVAWITARQIEAARIAMTRAMKREGQVWIRIFPDKPITKKPAEVRMGKGKGSPEYWVACVKPGTIMFESDGVSLEVAQESLRLAAQKLPVRTQFVVRRDYVESK from the coding sequence ATGTTACAACCGAAAAGGACCAAGTATCGCAAGATGCAAAAGGGTCGCGTGACAGGTCTCGCCTTCCGCGGCAGCTCCATAGACTTCGGTTCCTTCGCTATCAAATCGTTGGAAGTGGCTTGGATTACGGCTCGCCAGATTGAGGCTGCTCGTATCGCCATGACCCGCGCTATGAAACGTGAAGGGCAAGTATGGATCCGTATTTTCCCAGACAAGCCAATTACCAAGAAGCCTGCTGAAGTGCGGATGGGTAAGGGTAAAGGTTCGCCCGAATATTGGGTAGCCTGCGTGAAGCCTGGTACCATCATGTTTGAATCGGACGGCGTATCGCTGGAAGTGGCTCAGGAGTCGCTCCGTCTGGCTGCTCAGAAGTTGCCAGTTCGGACTCAGTTTGTTGTTCGTCGCGACTACGTAGAAAGCAAGTAA
- the rpsQ gene encoding 30S ribosomal protein S17 — protein MASNEEQQATSAVERNLRKEIIGRVTSAKMDKSITVIVESKMKHPIYGKFVTKSTKFMAHDENNECGEGDTVRIMGTRPLSKNKRWRLVEIVERAK, from the coding sequence ATGGCAAGCAACGAAGAGCAGCAGGCAACATCCGCCGTTGAGCGGAATCTGCGCAAAGAAATCATCGGGCGCGTGACCTCCGCTAAGATGGACAAGTCCATCACTGTGATAGTGGAGAGTAAAATGAAACACCCGATCTACGGTAAGTTCGTTACCAAGTCGACCAAGTTCATGGCTCACGACGAGAATAACGAATGTGGCGAAGGCGATACTGTTCGCATCATGGGTACTCGCCCACTGAGCAAGAACAAGCGCTGGAGATTGGTTGAAATTGTAGAACGCGCCAAGTAA
- the rpsC gene encoding 30S ribosomal protein S3, giving the protein MGQKVNPVGFRLGVIKGWDSNWYGGKDFADKLVEDEKIRKYILARIPKGGISRIVIERTLKRITITINTARPGVVIGKGGAEVDKIKDELKQITSKDVQINIFEIKRPELDAKLVGESIAQQLQARISFRRAMKMSIQAAMRVGAEGIKIQCGGRLGGAEIARSEQYKEGRTPLHTLRADIDYALSEAQTVYGKIGIKVWVMRGEVFGKPDLSPNQVPANQGNETRGGNERGPRGERGDRGGDRGPRRDRGGDRGGENRGGGAGAGDNRGGGNAGPRRNGPAGGGNRGGGGAPRR; this is encoded by the coding sequence ATGGGACAGAAAGTAAATCCGGTTGGCTTCCGTCTAGGCGTCATCAAAGGATGGGACTCGAACTGGTACGGCGGCAAGGACTTTGCCGACAAACTAGTTGAGGACGAAAAAATCCGCAAATATATCCTCGCTCGTATCCCGAAGGGTGGCATCAGCCGCATCGTTATCGAGCGTACCCTTAAGCGCATCACTATCACTATCAACACGGCTCGTCCGGGTGTGGTAATCGGTAAAGGTGGCGCTGAGGTTGACAAGATCAAGGACGAGCTGAAGCAGATCACCAGCAAGGACGTTCAGATCAACATCTTCGAAATTAAGCGTCCGGAACTTGACGCCAAGCTAGTAGGTGAGAGCATTGCTCAGCAGTTACAAGCTCGTATCTCGTTCCGTCGTGCTATGAAGATGTCTATCCAGGCTGCAATGCGTGTTGGTGCCGAAGGCATCAAGATCCAGTGCGGTGGCCGTTTGGGTGGTGCTGAAATCGCCCGTTCCGAGCAGTACAAAGAAGGCCGTACGCCGCTGCACACGTTGCGCGCTGACATCGACTACGCTTTGTCTGAAGCTCAGACCGTGTATGGCAAAATTGGCATCAAGGTATGGGTGATGCGTGGTGAGGTATTCGGTAAGCCCGACCTTTCCCCAAATCAGGTTCCTGCCAACCAAGGCAACGAGACCCGCGGTGGTAATGAGCGCGGCCCACGTGGTGAGCGTGGCGACCGTGGCGGTGACCGTGGTCCACGTCGTGACCGGGGTGGCGACCGTGGTGGTGAGAACCGCGGCGGTGGTGCTGGCGCAGGTGACAACCGTGGTGGTGGCAATGCTGGCCCTCGTCGTAACGGTCCTGCCGGTGGCGGCAACCGTGGTGGCGGTGGTGCTCCACGTCGCTAG
- the rplV gene encoding 50S ribosomal protein L22 produces the protein MEARAKLSNVPTSPRKMRLVADMVRGQKVTRALGLLKFEANSGAERIEKLLLSALANWQQKNEDERIEDANLYIKEIFVDEGRQLKRLRPAPQGRGHRIRKRSNHVTLVIDAKVERIGSKAAIEAVAATTTEGKATKTRRSSAKKSTETTAQASA, from the coding sequence ATGGAAGCAAGAGCTAAACTAAGTAATGTTCCTACCTCGCCGCGCAAGATGCGCTTGGTAGCCGACATGGTACGTGGTCAGAAAGTGACCCGCGCCTTGGGCTTGCTGAAATTCGAAGCCAACTCAGGTGCCGAGCGTATCGAGAAACTGTTGCTTTCGGCTTTGGCCAACTGGCAGCAGAAAAACGAAGACGAGCGCATCGAGGATGCCAATCTCTATATCAAGGAGATTTTCGTGGACGAAGGACGTCAGTTGAAGCGTCTGCGCCCTGCTCCTCAGGGTCGTGGTCACCGCATCCGCAAGCGTAGCAACCACGTCACTCTTGTGATTGACGCAAAAGTTGAGCGCATTGGGAGCAAAGCAGCTATTGAAGCTGTTGCTGCTACAACTACTGAAGGCAAAGCCACGAAAACTCGTCGTAGCTCAGCCAAGAAATCCACTGAAACTACGGCTCAAGCCTCCGCATAA
- the rpmC gene encoding 50S ribosomal protein L29 — protein MKNTEILALSDEALNEQIKTEKANGQSLRFAHAISPLENPGRLKTSRKNVARLLTEQTRRKNEQATKTAN, from the coding sequence ATGAAGAACACTGAAATCCTGGCCCTCTCGGACGAGGCCCTGAACGAACAAATTAAGACCGAAAAAGCCAATGGTCAGTCGCTGCGTTTCGCGCATGCTATTTCTCCATTGGAAAATCCAGGTCGTTTGAAAACTAGCCGCAAGAACGTCGCCCGTTTGCTGACTGAGCAGACCCGTCGGAAGAACGAGCAGGCTACTAAAACTGCTAACTAA
- the rpsS gene encoding 30S ribosomal protein S19, producing the protein MARSLKKGPYIDFRLEKKVTTMEESGKKAVIKTWSRRSMISPDFVSHTFAVHNGNKFIPVYVTENMVGHKLGEFAPTRNFRGHVAKKDKGKR; encoded by the coding sequence ATGGCACGTTCACTAAAAAAAGGGCCGTACATTGACTTCCGGCTCGAGAAAAAAGTAACGACGATGGAAGAATCGGGCAAGAAGGCCGTCATCAAGACTTGGTCGCGCCGCTCGATGATCTCTCCAGACTTCGTTAGCCACACCTTCGCGGTGCACAATGGCAATAAATTCATCCCGGTATACGTGACCGAAAACATGGTCGGTCATAAGCTCGGCGAGTTCGCTCCAACGCGCAACTTCCGTGGCCACGTAGCCAAGAAAGATAAAGGCAAACGCTAA